In Aspergillus nidulans FGSC A4 chromosome II, the genomic stretch ATAACATTTGTCAACCCAAGAGAGCTGGATCTCCGACGAACGAGCTTGGTCTTCAGGGTGGTCGTTTGCGCGGATGGGTCATATGATACGTCTCTTTCTCGGAAGTCAGACGGGGGTACCAATTGGGAAAAACAAAAGATTAGAGCAACCTAGAAGACTGCATCTCGATTTCTCTCGATGAAGAATGAGCTCTGGTCCGGCTTCTAACGTTGACGACCTCCCTGTCGATCAACCCTTACGTACTTCGGTTTCCTCCCACAAGCCGTCGCCGAAGGATGTCAATGCGCCCAAGAACGATAGTAACAGGGATAGAGAGACTCCGGACCAGGGTGTGCCGGTGGACAACCCTACCGCGGGTCAAGATAGTGCATCGAAACTGGAATTCGATGATTTCGGGTTACCGATCCGATCGCGACCTAAACCACCCCGACGAGACACCGAGTCCCCAGTAGATGATGACCAATTTCATGATGCTGAGGAGAATGTCCCTGATGCAGGTAAACAATCCGCATCTACTGGAGCGAACATTGAAAAGGATCCTGCGGTAGAGGGACTTCTTGATAACAAAGTGTCTCCGGCGGAACATCGAGAGGAACGCCAGTCTTCAAGGCCTGCGCTAAGTGAGCGTGCGACAGCCACAACCGACGAAGTAGTAGCTTCAATAGCCAAAAAGTGTGCGCCTGAGACTACTCCGCCGGAACAAAATGTCGAACCGCTTCCAGTTTATACAGAAACGCCAGCTCAGAACGATAATGCAACTTCACGGCCGAAGCACGCCCTGGGAAGTGAAATTCCGATGTCGCAGTGGTCGCACCAGCGGCTTAATGAACGtaaggagaaagaggatgaagagcgtGAGGAGAACTACGAGGGAGAGTGGAAAGAGATGACCGCTTTGGATGAGTTCGATGTTTATGATGATTACGGGCGATTGATCGCCCGAGGCTCAAAGCAAGAGGACCAGGATGCAGTCTATCAAGGTCTGGGAGGGGCTGGAAAAGGGTATACCAGAGTGCAACtggacgacgacgaagactCTATCAACAgcttggatgaagatacAAGCTATCTTTTCAAAGAGACGGCCGCGACTGCTGCCGGagtggaaggggaggagcTTCGTGATACTCTTAGCCAGCTGCAAGCTACGAAAGATCTTCTAACTGAAGGCCAGAGGATAGCGTATGTGGGAGTAACCCGCTTGACTATATTTGAGATGGTCATGGATATGGAGAGAGCACCGTCTACGAAAGGCACGCGCAAGTGGAAGCAGAAGGCCATCGACTCAGCAAGAGGGTGGGGCCAAGCCATGATGACTAGGTTGTACTCTCACATGGACATTAGCACCGCCGAACAAGTGATGATCGAGCAGCTCGCTGAACACGGGGTTCGGCCTGAAGACCTCGTCAGGCCGCTCATGGAGAATGCCCGCGTCAAGAATCCGTTGGCCGAGGTGGATGGATCTAACAAATCACTCTCCCCTACATCTGGCAAGTTGAAGGATGAAATTCGGTCTACCTTATCTACTGATACCAATCGATCTTCAGAGTCAAGCTCTCTTCCACCTTACGACCGGGAGGAGGATGTCCCAGAGGTCCAGACACCATCCCAGCTACCGACTACTGAGAAgattgatattgatattcGATGGACAGCACTTTGCGATCTTTTCCTCGTTTTAATCTCTGACTCAAATTATGATTCACGGTCACGAACGCTACTGGAGAGAGTAGGGGCATCAATGGACGTTTCGTGGTTACAGATAGCCAAGTTCGAGAAGCGTGTCATCGATGCTCTTGAGATGCAAGAGGATGCCGACAAGGAAACCTGGGATGAGTCTGAGCACATGGAGAAACGTCGAAAGTCAGCACTGAAACGCAAGTACATGATAATGGGCTTGGCCACCGTTGGTGGAGGCCTGGTTATTGGCCTTTCAGCCGGCCTTCTAGCCCCAGTTATCGGCGCTGGCCTTGCTGCTGGATTCACAACAATCGGTGTTGGTGGAACCAGTGCGTTCCTTGGCGGTGCTGGTGGTACCGCTCTGATTGCGTCTGGGGCTACTTTGACGGGGAGCACAATAGGATTGAGGGCGTCTCACCGACGTACCGGGGCTGTGCAGACGTTTGAGTACCGCCCTCTGCATAACAACAAAAAGTTCAACCTAATTGTAACGGTGTCCGGTTGGATGACCGGCAACGTAGACGATGTCCGATTGCCCTACAGTACAGTCGATCCCATCATGGGAGACATCTATTCTGTCTTGTGGGAGCCCGAGATGCTCAAAAGTATGGGTGCAACCATAAATATCTTAGCTACCGAGGTATGGTCTATTCCGTCACATCATGTTATCTTACTGACTCAAGTAGGCCTTAACCCAAGGGTTGCAGCAAGTTCTTGGAAGCACTATTCTCACGGCTCTCATGGCATCCTTACAGCTCCCTCTTATCCTTACAAAACTCTCCTACCTTATTGATAACCCATGGAACGTGTCTCTCGCACGAGCGACTGCGGCTGGGCTCATTTTGGCCGACTCATTGATGGACCGCAATCTAGGCAAGCGGCCGGTGACCTTGCTGGGTTATTCACTTGGTGCTCGAGTCATATTTTCATGTCTAAAGGAACTTGCAGACAAGGGTGCGTATGGTATTGTTCAGAATGTCTATCTGTTTGGGTCACCGGTGGTTGCGAATAAGGACGAATATATCAAGGCCCGTGGTGTCGTTTCAGGCAGCTTTGTCAACGGATACGCTTCAAATGACTGGATCCTGGGATATCTGTTCCGCGCTACCAGCGGTGGTATTTTGCGAGTGGCTGGGCTGGCTCCAGTTGAAGGCATTCGAGGAATCGAGAATGTCGATGTCACCAAGCTCGTGAATGGGCACATGGATTACCGGGCAGCTATTCCTCGTCTATTGAAGCATGTCGGGTGGGAAGTCCTGAGCGAGGAATttgcggagattgaagatcCCGACCCTGAAAATCATGCCGAGCGGCAGCGAGAATTAATCCGCGAGATTGACGAGGCGCgtcgagaagcagagaccAAGCCGGAAAAGAAACGATTCGGCTTGTTCAAGCGGGGAAAGTTGGCCCAGAAAAAAGCATGGGAGAAGTATGAAGTTGACCAATCTGAGTCGCCTCAAAGTCCTCCCAGTGGCAACGCGGCAGGAAGCGTACTCTTTGATATTGACGCTATCAGAGCCGAGCTAGCCTCGGAAATGTTGGAGGTCAAGCAACTGGAATCGACGCTACCGCCCATGAAGTTGAATTTAGATTCCCCGTCGTTGAATTCCCCTGCTACGCCATCGTCTTTCGAGACAGGAAAACCCCAAGATTTCCGTCAAAGCCCACCTCAGCCAcccccagcagcatctccggGTCATACTCCGCCGCAGCGCGCACCATCACCCCCGTCGCCTCCTAAAGATGAAACGTACCAAATGACTTTCGATACGTCGTACCACGAACCCCCGCAGCGCTCTCTATCTTATGAATCCCCTACATACTCTAACAACAATACCTTTACCCGGCCCGTCCTTCGATCTTCAGCGACAACTGGTGTGCTTGGTGCCGGAGCGGCTACTGGTGCGGTTGGTGCGTTCGCTCTCGAAGAAAATGCATGGGCCGACCCTGACGAAGGCGAAATCTCGATGACTTTCGAGTGATGAGTTATGATGTATACACAATTAATTCCTATATACTTTTCAGGCGTTCTGCCATGTTTAAATTCGATTCTGACTCTTGATGATTCTGATTGAGCTATCCTACATGGCGTTCTTTTACAGCGTCTGGTCACTTTGCATTGGCCTGGCTTATATTGCGCGGGACATTTCTAGCTATATACATACATCTTATGGTGTCTCTAATAGTCGAGGAAGTTTCCTAAGATTCCGTAACAGAAACAGTCACAATTTTGAGAAGTTTGAACGCATGAAAAGCCCTCTGGCCTGGCCAGTAGCCCTAAGTATACAAGCCCTATGAGGGAGCGGAAGAACGTTCAGGTGTCCAAAAGTGCGGAGAAGCTCAGGTCCCGCGTGTCACGCCAACGCGTCTCTCACAATGTTATTTTCCCTCAAGCACCTCAAAGTCTTCCCATCACCGAGTACAGCGACCTCTCGCAATTACTCAACCTTCTTCTACAGCCCCCCTTCCTCTTAATCCCACCTTCAGTTCCCTCCTTTTGCCGTTTCGGAGGTGAGGAGACAAGAACGAGACTTCGCGTTACTCTACTAGACTGCTTTAGCAAGTCTTACCACACAGGAGGTTGTTACATCTGTCTCCTCTTGAACGCAAGATACTGGTAAAACAATTTAGCAACTGCGAGTTAGCAAGTTGTCGCCTGGCGACCCAACAAGCGACGAGCCGAATAGGCTCAATTCGACTACTATCGACCTATGTGACGAGACGCCTCTATCGCATTCCCAGACCTGAAAGTCGAACCAACCACCAATCGGCTTGATCGACTTAGCCCACCTTCACTATGCCTACCCTGCGTCCGAAAGCGAAACCGCACGCGAAGGAGGAATCCGAAGATGAGTCCCCCTTGTCGAGCtctgagattgaagagagcgACTGGGAAATACCTCGGAAAAAGCGAATGACGAACTCTGTGTCAGCTTCAGCGAAGAACGAACAGAAGCTGGAACCGATGAAGGAGGAACCAGAAGAGGACATCTATGCTTTACCCATAGGCACAAGTGATGAGGAGGAGTTCTCAGATGACATGTTGAGTGATGGACTGGAAACGCCAAGGACTCGGAGAACTGAAGGTAACGGACGGATGTTGAcgttggaagagaagttgcGTCAAAAAacggatgaagagaagggcaCGGAACGGTCACCGAGCTCGAGTCACAAGCGGTCAGCCAACAAGATGCTTGGCTCTAGCGATGCGAAAGAGGAGATATTCGATATGTGGTCCCAGCCGAGCGCCAAAAAAAGGCGCAGCGTCACATTCGGGCGTCGCAAAACGCTGGATAGTAGCATGACCGAGTCACATCCTCCTTCGAGTGCACCTCCGCCTAAGTCATCCGTGACATCGGTTGGGCAGGACACAGAGAGCTCTGACGATGAGTACAAAGGGAAGCAAAGGAAGGAGTTCAAAGTCCCTCTTGACTTTGACCCTGACAACCTACCCAGTCCCTCGCCGCCTCTAGATATAACAGACTCTGAAAATGATTCCCCGCTTAGCCCTGCACCCAGTTACGGCTCCATTGACCTTTCTACGGAGAACGAGGATGATTCCAGGAGCAAATTCAACCCCGCCGATTATCTCTGCCCCATGTGCAAGGAAGCAGTAGATCCTGGGGCATTGCTCGTCTTCCGAGCCCAACCCAAACAACGCATTCGAGATCAACGCAAATTCTGCGAGTCACACAAACAATCATCAGCAGAGCAAGAGTGGAAGAACGCTGGGTATCCGACAATCGACTGGGATGAATTTGATCAACGTATTGAGTCGCATTTCAGTGAAATCGAGAAGCTGATGGTGCCGGACAACTCGTCATACTATCGGAACTATCTCAAATCAATGTTGAAGGACGGCAAGGCGAAGAATTTTGCGCTCAAATTCGAAGGCGATGCTCTGGAGGCGTTATCGTGCGGGTATTACGGAACTCGGGGGTCTGAGAGGATGTAAGATTCTTATTCTTCTGGTTTACCTTTCCTCTTAGACACTAACAAACTACGCAGGTTACAGAGAATAACCACTCGCTACGCTCGCAAGCTTCGCCGCCTAGCCGCAGAAGACCATATCGTGAACCAAGCGGGTGTGGTCGGGTACACACAGGCAGTCTTAGTGCCAGAACTAGCCATCAGACTGATCAAAGAGGACATGGGTGTCGACGACGCTTCCGCGCGGAATATCATGCGCGAAAGCATCAATCTGGGTGAAAAGATGAATCCAGCTCCTAATGACGTTGTGCCAGCTAAGGAGAATGAAGGGACTGGGTTATCGAACTAGCTTGGGCGGCTGGCTGCTTGTTTATCCTTACTATCTAACTGCTATGCCTTTGCTATGCATATACGTATCCTATCGCCGTCCAGATACCTCTTCTTGTTTGTGTTATGTCTTCGCGTATTTCTATCTTAGCGTGTACATTTGTTGCCTTGTCTTCGGCCTTGTCATTGTATATAGGGTTGCGGCAGTATAAAGTATACTTGAAAGCACACATAGCAAGCTTGTAAGGCTGATATGAACCAATAGCTCCAAAGAATGCAGCTCTCGTATGTACAAATTATGATGGATGCTACTTCGTAGGAACCGTACAAACAGGCCGACGCCCCTTAACCTCTCAGCGCTGGAGCACGTCTCTACTCTCTTTCCACCTTCGCCCAAAAGCATAGACTTCAGTTGCTTCAGGGGTTCTATCCATACCCAGCTGAAGCTATTTGCACGTGACTGTCAATCACTCATTCCGATAAGCCTCTCGATAAGCAATTTTTCCTCTCTCCGCAGCCCGCACTCCGCTCGCCGCAGCAACCAGCTAGATCAGTTGACATCCATCACGAGCCTATCCTCTGTGCTGCTGGCAGTACACCCTGAGTCACTTCACTCAATCGTTCGATCAATTTTCATCGACATGGCTCAAGGTCTCCTAAAAAAGGCGCCGGCGAAACCTTCGTCCTCAAAACGGTACGTTCCGTTGCATCGCATCCATTCCTTGATTCTCCCCACGAAGatgcaaagaaaaaaaaggcaaagaacAAAGAGCTGATAATTTTCATTGTTTACACGGAATAGACCAACAGCTCTCGGCCCAAAAAAAGGACGAAATAGCCAGATCGCCCCGAAGAAGGCAGCGCTGATCAAACAGCAGAAGATCACGAAGGTATCTATACCTATACCCTGTTCCCTATACCTACGGGTCAAATGCTTCAA encodes the following:
- a CDS encoding TMCO4 family protein (transcript_id=CADANIAT00004655) yields the protein MSSGPASNVDDLPVDQPLRTSVSSHKPSPKDVNAPKNDSNRDRETPDQGVPVDNPTAGQDSASKLEFDDFGLPIRSRPKPPRRDTESPVDDDQFHDAEENVPDAGKQSASTGANIEKDPAVEGLLDNKVSPAEHREERQSSRPALSERATATTDEVVASIAKKCAPETTPPEQNVEPLPVYTETPAQNDNATSRPKHALGSEIPMSQWSHQRLNERKEKEDEEREENYEGEWKEMTALDEFDVYDDYGRLIARGSKQEDQDAVYQGLGGAGKGYTRVQLDDDEDSINSLDEDTSYLFKETAATAAGVEGEELRDTLSQLQATKDLLTEGQRIAYVGVTRLTIFEMVMDMERAPSTKGTRKWKQKAIDSARGWGQAMMTRLYSHMDISTAEQVMIEQLAEHGVRPEDLVRPLMENARVKNPLAEVDGSNKSLSPTSGKLKDEIRSTLSTDTNRSSESSSLPPYDREEDVPEVQTPSQLPTTEKIDIDIRWTALCDLFLVLISDSNYDSRSRTLLERVGASMDVSWLQIAKFEKRVIDALEMQEDADKETWDESEHMEKRRKSALKRKYMIMGLATVGGGLVIGLSAGLLAPVIGAGLAAGFTTIGVGGTSAFLGGAGGTALIASGATLTGSTIGLRASHRRTGAVQTFEYRPLHNNKKFNLIVTVSGWMTGNVDDVRLPYSTVDPIMGDIYSVLWEPEMLKSMGATINILATEALTQGLQQVLGSTILTALMASLQLPLILTKLSYLIDNPWNVSLARATAAGLILADSLMDRNLGKRPVTLLGYSLGARVIFSCLKELADKGAYGIVQNVYLFGSPVVANKDEYIKARGVVSGSFVNGYASNDWILGYLFRATSGGILRVAGLAPVEGIRGIENVDVTKLVNGHMDYRAAIPRLLKHVGWEVLSEEFAEIEDPDPENHAERQRELIREIDEARREAETKPEKKRFGLFKRGKLAQKKAWEKYEVDQSESPQSPPSGNAAGSVLFDIDAIRAELASEMLEVKQLESTLPPMKLNLDSPSLNSPATPSSFETGKPQDFRQSPPQPPPAASPGHTPPQRAPSPPSPPKDETYQMTFDTSYHEPPQRSLSYESPTYSNNNTFTRPVLRSSATTGVLGAGAATGAVGAFALEENAWADPDEGEISMTFE
- a CDS encoding RTC4 family protein (transcript_id=CADANIAT00004656), producing the protein MPTLRPKAKPHAKEESEDESPLSSSEIEESDWEIPRKKRMTNSVSASAKNEQKLEPMKEEPEEDIYALPIGTSDEEEFSDDMLSDGLETPRTRRTEGNGRMLTLEEKLRQKTDEEKGTERSPSSSHKRSANKMLGSSDAKEEIFDMWSQPSAKKRRSVTFGRRKTLDSSMTESHPPSSAPPPKSSVTSVGQDTESSDDEYKGKQRKEFKVPLDFDPDNLPSPSPPLDITDSENDSPLSPAPSYGSIDLSTENEDDSRSKFNPADYLCPMCKEAVDPGALLVFRAQPKQRIRDQRKFCESHKQSSAEQEWKNAGYPTIDWDEFDQRIESHFSEIEKLMVPDNSSYYRNYLKSMLKDGKAKNFALKFEGDALEALSCGYYGTRGSERMLQRITTRYARKLRRLAAEDHIVNQAGVVGYTQAVLVPELAIRLIKEDMGVDDASARNIMRESINLGEKMNPAPNDVVPAKENEGTGLSN
- a CDS encoding DUF2462 domain-containing protein (transcript_id=CADANIAT00004657); protein product: MAQGLLKKAPAKPSSSKRPTALGPKKGRNSQIAPKKAALIKQQKITKKLSAGLTAKTERSLAQRAGHLELLAGGKKDKKATAAG